ACTATATTTTGTTTGTATTGTGCTATTTTCATTTTTTTTACAGTACGCAGTTTTTTTATGACCTTTGTAAATCCAAGACGAGCCTTGATATCGTAGATATCTTTATAAAAACTTCCTTTTTTGAGCGTAAAATGATGGATATCCTTTGTATCTATAGACCGATTAAAGAAAAATTGTACATATCCAGATCTCAATCGATAGCTCGTTAAGGTGCTGTTTTGTGTAGTCGTTTTATTTTTTGCCAACTTGGGTTTATAGATTTTGCTACCTGTGAGATAGGAGAGCTCCCGTTTATAATCGTCATATTTGAGACGAAGTTTCTTCGAGCACTCTATCAATCCTTGTAAAGCCTCAATCTTCTCTTTTTTATTATTGTCAATTAGCGACTTTATATAAATAGACTTATAGAGATTATAGGCTTTTAACTGGGCATTTTTGGAAGAAAGCTGGCAATAATATTTTGCCTTTTCTAACTGAACGTTCTTAGCAAACAGTGTCAATGCCAATACAATGATAATAAAAAAACGAATGACTACTCTCCGTGAACCAGTTTTTGCATCAACTCTTTAACACTGATAATCTTATTGACTCGATACCCGTTGGCTCCACTAAAAAACAGGCCGGTATCGGCTTTTCCTTCATACGCATCACTGAGCCTATCGGCAATGCAGTATCCAACGGCCTTGGCTTCCACCCCTCTATGACATGGAGCCACACAGTTGCTGATACATTTGATAGGTGGCCCTTCCCGTTTTTCTACAAGCTCTATCAGATTGGTTCGAATGCCACGAGCAGGATATCCCACAGGAGATTTTAAAAGCAAAATATCCTCTTTTTTTGCATTGATCAAAATCTTTTTAAATGTCTCGCTTGCATCACACTCATACGTCCCAATAAATCTTGTTCCTATCTGTACACCGCTTGCTCCAAGATTTAAAAACTTTTTGATATCATTATGGTCCCAGATACCGCCTGCTGCAATGATTGGTATATCTCCCCATTTTTTGGCCTCTTCCACCACTTGCGGAACGATATTTTCGAGCTGAAATTCTTCCATAAAACACTGCTCATAGGTAAAGCCTTGATGCCCTCCGCTTAAAGGGCCTTCCACAACAACGGCATCCGGGATTTTGTTATATCGCTGACTCCAACGTTTACAGATGATTTTTAAAGCTTT
This region of Nitratiruptor sp. YY08-10 genomic DNA includes:
- a CDS encoding nitronate monooxygenase; translation: METLPPLKIGKYTIPYPIVQGGMGVGISWDRLAGNVSKEGGLGVISSVGTGYYENKKYIEKEVAGRPLETANFYSKKALFKIFENARKICGDAPLGANVLYAINDYGRVVRDSCEAGANIIITGAGLPTNMPEFTKDFPDVALVPIVSSAKALKIICKRWSQRYNKIPDAVVVEGPLSGGHQGFTYEQCFMEEFQLENIVPQVVEEAKKWGDIPIIAAGGIWDHNDIKKFLNLGASGVQIGTRFIGTYECDASETFKKILINAKKEDILLLKSPVGYPARGIRTNLIELVEKREGPPIKCISNCVAPCHRGVEAKAVGYCIADRLSDAYEGKADTGLFFSGANGYRVNKIISVKELMQKLVHGE